From Bacteroidota bacterium, the proteins below share one genomic window:
- a CDS encoding DUF1801 domain-containing protein, with translation MKSSREIHPDFQHLLKQKDESLIDLFCDLRQYILELHPESNELLYHTHALTAVFSVSEKLSDAFCMLPIYTNHLNLGFNKGTLLKDPHKLLTGTGNLIRHIDVKKKGDYRNEKVKALIMEAINFSIKDMDKPSKSAGKTISKIKK, from the coding sequence ATGAAAAGCAGCAGAGAAATCCACCCCGATTTTCAGCACCTGCTCAAACAAAAGGATGAGTCGCTTATTGATCTGTTCTGCGATCTAAGACAGTACATTTTAGAATTGCATCCCGAAAGCAATGAGCTTCTTTATCATACCCATGCGCTCACTGCTGTTTTTTCTGTTTCAGAAAAACTCTCGGATGCGTTTTGCATGCTGCCGATTTACACCAACCACCTCAATCTCGGATTCAACAAAGGAACTTTACTGAAGGACCCTCATAAATTACTTACCGGAACGGGTAATTTAATCCGGCATATTGATGTGAAAAAAAAAGGTGATTACAGGAATGAAAAAGTAAAGGCCCTTATTATGGAAGCCATTAATTTTTCTATAAAAGATATGGATAAGCCTTCAAAATCCGCAGGCAAAACCATTTCGAAAATCAAGAAATAA
- a CDS encoding VOC family protein, which translates to MSNKLAHFAIHIDDIERARSFYEGVFDWGFNSYGQRDFLQIKADKSAHGELIGALQARTYSPVQEKVIGFECTIAVENMDEIIEKVIGCGGQIVMPKTAIPYVGWIVKFLDTEGNLVCAMQYEKPVR; encoded by the coding sequence ATGTCAAACAAATTAGCTCATTTTGCCATACATATCGATGATATTGAACGGGCCAGATCGTTCTATGAAGGCGTCTTTGACTGGGGCTTTAATTCATACGGACAGCGTGATTTTCTGCAAATCAAAGCCGATAAATCAGCACATGGCGAATTGATCGGAGCACTTCAAGCCAGAACATATTCACCCGTGCAGGAAAAAGTAATTGGCTTTGAATGTACCATCGCGGTGGAAAATATGGATGAAATTATTGAAAAGGTGATTGGTTGCGGGGGACAAATAGTGATGCCCAAAACCGCAATACCTTATGTAGGCTGGATTGTTAAGTTTTTGGATACAGAAGGAAATCTTGTATGTGCAATGCAATATGAAAAGCCTGTACGATGA